In one Parus major isolate Abel chromosome 13, Parus_major1.1, whole genome shotgun sequence genomic region, the following are encoded:
- the TCOF1 gene encoding treacle protein isoform X1: MAADGGGGRELLALIHQHLLRGGFARAARELQAQSGQKLLPSLSTSLEDIFTHWEKTPPNSKRRNENDEEAAIPEKIRVPDPVSSSESSEKEEDEKEKEKAANAASLPLATNSVVNIGSSEEDESSSEEEAPAGKGAVTVTAAVVGGKAANSLHSAPKAAAPAGRAAGPSAADRTVLPNKQQPNAPAAAPAPAKAQKLPGAGKPGHATAAVAKVGQSKAPTLTKAPESSSSSSSSSESEEEEEKQTAQTPAPRTEPAAGAESSSEESSEDTSSEEELAIPAIQAKPAVKAVQSNAAPVKNAPPTPLSLKKNAVKQTAVAAIQAKPASTAAPGAAQPDDTSESSSSSDSEDEERPLVTQTKTSPKSSQAVPSPVKPSPAASVSVKATPTKTSPRSQGKTAPKPTVPKQAKTLLGRTATPTKSAESIKPVESSASSASEEEDLAVPISQKRLSDQPRPIPSLTQTAKAGQPEKAVVSTLKSQVAESGSSDSSDSEEESPAAQTQPPQAAVKTNAVPQPTNAKKAPASAPATAPPAVDSSDDSSEESDSEDEIVPPSQTLSQQNMKGTSVSSMVAAKANASLPSGKKTKTPAAPSVSRVSESLSSDASEHNMLAGKVPAASSQKQTVPVGKASSASTAIPGNSTAKARKPVLQPGQDTHPSQAVLPPHAEDTSDSSSSSDSDEEEAPKQPSKPAGPLQKPGGTQATHSSSSESSEEEEHAASQSLLTGYPVLSKTPVTTQAPKTVPPLPGGELGPRKAAGSAANSVAKGSLKAAPANSSSSDSSDSDTDDNQVAANHKAENNPPSGQEATEASSKEKVAGKTEPGHASLKASSLKKTQAMKENNVGATRMQVNPESSHALLSVPQSEQPSSGSETEVTTAAKVPAVQTVEGLEVKKKKKKEKKEKKEKEKKKPSSAADKAVKTSKGKDKENKKQKTSQKRKLTGEDGAVEQPKKKKLKGQASEEVPKKKKKKADGDLEKVAGSKEKKKAAKKKKTGKEKRKSKKAPLEGAPVADDSAEVHKKKKKKKGAEPEGL, encoded by the exons ATGGCCGCCgacggcggcggcgggcgggagcTGCTCGccctcatccaccagcacctgCTCCGCGGCGGCTTCGCGCGGGCCGCCcgggagctgcaggcacagagcgGGCAG aaaTTGCTCCCTTCCCTCTCGACCTCTCTCGAGGACATCTTTACTCACTGGGAAAA AACTCCACCAAATTCcaagagaagaaatgagaatGATGAGGAGGCAGCTATCCCAGAAAAGATCAGAGTTCCTGATcctgtgagcagctctgagagctcagagaaagaagaggatgagaaggagaaggagaaagctGCAAATG CAGCCAGCCTTCCTCTGGCCACAAACTCAGTAGTGAATATAGGAAGCAGTGAGGAAGATGAGTCCTCATCAGAAGAGGaagctccagctgggaaaggtgCAGTGACG gtgacagcagctgtggtggGTGGCAAAGCTGCCAACTCCCTGCATTCAGCTCCCAaggctgctgccccagcaggcagagcagcagggccctctgctgctgacagaacTGTTCTCCCTAACAAGCAGCAGCCCAATGCCCcggctgcagctccagccccagccaagGCCCAGAAACTGCCTGGTGCTGGGAAGCCTGGACatgccacagcagctgtggccaaAGTAGGGCAAAGCAAAGCACCAACACTGACCAAAGCACCGGAaagttccagcagcagcagctcctcatccgagagtgaggaggaagaggagaagcagaCTGCACAGACCCCAGCTCCCAGGACGG agccagcagctggggccgagagcagcagtgaggaatCAAGTGAGGACACATCctctgaggaggagctggcaaTTCCAGCCATCCAG GCCAAGCCAGCTGTTAAAGCAGTGCAGAGTAATGCAGCACCTGTGAAAAATGCACCTCCTACTCCACTGTCCCtcaagaaaaatgcagtgaagCAAACAGCAGTGGCAGCAATCCAGGCCAAACCTGCATCAACAGCggctcctggggctgcacagcccGATGACAcatcagagagcagcagctcctcggACAGTGAAGATGAAGAACGTCCATTGGTAACCCAA ACAAAGACATCTCCAAAATCCTCCCAGGCTGTCCCATCCCCAGTGAAACCTTCACCAGCAGCATCAGTCTCTGTCAAGGCAACTCCAACAAAAACATCTCCACGGTCCCAAGGGAAGACAGCACCAAAGCCAACAGTGCCAAAGCAGGCTAAAACCTTACTAGGAAGGACTGCTACTCCCACAAAGTCTGCTGAAAGTATAAAGCCAGTGGAGAGCTCTGCCTCATCAGCCAGTGAAGAGGAGGATCTCGCTGTGCCCATCAGCCAGAAG AGGTTATCAGACCAGCCCAGGCCTATTCCCAGCCTGACCCAGACTGCTAAAGCTGGGCAGCCTGAAAAAGCAGTGGTAAGCACCTTGAAAAGCCAGGTTGCAGAAAGTGGGAGCAGTGACTCGTCTGACAGTGAAGAGGagtctcctgcagcacagacacagcctcCACAAGCTG cagtgaaaaCCAACGCTGTGCCCCAGCCAACAAACGCGAAAAAGGCACCGGCTTCGGCACcagccacagcccctccagctgTGGACAGCAGTGACGATTCCAGTGAGGAGTCAGATTCAGAGGATGAAATAGTCCCCCCTTCCCAG ACTCTGTCCCAGCAGAACATGAAAGGAACTTCAGTTTCGAGCATGGTGGCTGCAAAGGCAAATGCCAGCCTGCCTTCAGGGAAGAAGACAAAAACTCCTGCTGCCCCTTCAGTGAGCAGAGTGTCTGAGAGCTTGAGCAGTGATGCCTCAGAGCACAACATGCTGGCAGGAAAG GTCCCTGCTGCTTCTAGCCAAAAGCAAACGGTTCCTGTAGGAAAAGCTtcttctgccagcactgccatccCGGGAAATTCCACTGCCAAGGCGAGGAAGCCAgtcctgcagccaggacaggacaCCCACCCAAGCCAGGCTGTGCTACCCCCCCATGCAGAGGACACCTCAGACAGCAGCAGTTCCTCCGACAGTGACGAGGAGGAGGCACCCAAGCAGCCGTCCAAACCTG CAGGCCCCCTACAGAAACCAGGAGGGACCCAGGcaacccacagctcctcctcagagtccagtgaggaggaggagcatGCAGCATCGCAG TCCCTCCTCACAGGCTACCCAGTCCTCTCCAAGACCCCAGTAACAACCCAGGCACCAAAGACGGTTCCCCCCCTGCCTGGAGGTGAGCTGGGGCCACGGAAGGCAGCTGGGAGTGCTGCGAACTCCGTCGCCAAGGGCTCCCTGAAAGCAGCCCCGGCCAACAGCTCAAGCAGCGACAGCAGTGACTCTGACACAGATGACAACCAGGTGGCTGCAAACCACAAAGCAG aaaacaaccCCCCTTCAGGGCAGGAAGCTACAGAAGCCTCCAGCAAAGAGAAGGtggcaggaaaaacagagcCAGGTCATGCCAGCCTCAAAGCTTCCTCACTGAAGAAAACCCAGGCAATGAAAGAGAACAATGTTGGGGCAACAAGGATGCAAGTGAACCCAGAATCATCACATGCCCTGCTCTCCGTCCCACAGTCAGAGCAGCCAAGCTCAGGGAGTGAAACTGAGGTCACCACTGCTGCCAAAGTCCCTGCAGTGCAGACAGTGGAGGGGTTGGAagtgaagaagaagaagaaaaaggagaaaaaggagaaaaaagaaaaggagaaaaagaagccaTCCTCCGCAGCAGACAAGGCTGTGAAAACATCCAAGGGCAAAGACAAAGagaacaagaagcagaaaacatctCAGAAGCGGAAGCTGACAGGAGAGGATGGGGCTGTGGAGCAgcccaagaagaaaaaactgaaaggGCAAGCTAGTGAAGAAGtacccaaaaagaaaaagaagaaagcagatggTGACCTGGAGAAGGTGGCAggcagcaaggaaaagaaaaaagcagctaaaa aaaagaagactggaaaagagaagaggaagagcaaaAAGGCACCTTTGGAAGGAGCACCTGTAGCAGATGACTCTGCTGAGGTTCACAAGAAGAAGAAG aagaagaaaggagctgAGCCTGAAGGATTGTAA
- the TCOF1 gene encoding treacle protein isoform X2 — MAADGGGGRELLALIHQHLLRGGFARAARELQAQSGQKLLPSLSTSLEDIFTHWEKTPPNSKRRNENDEEAAIPEKIRVPDPVSSSESSEKEEDEKEKEKAANAASLPLATNSVVNIGSSEEDESSSEEEAPAGKGAVTVTAAVVGGKAANSLHSAPKAAAPAGRAAGPSAADRTVLPNKQQPNAPAAAPAPAKAQKLPGAGKPGHATAAVAKVGQSKAPTLTKAPESSSSSSSSSESEEEEEKQTAQTPAPRTEPAAGAESSSEESSEDTSSEEELAIPAIQAKPAVKAVQSNAAPVKNAPPTPLSLKKNAVKQTAVAAIQAKPASTAAPGAAQPDDTSESSSSSDSEDEERPLVTQTKTSPKSSQAVPSPVKPSPAASVSVKATPTKTSPRSQGKTAPKPTVPKQAKTLLGRTATPTKSAESIKPVESSASSASEEEDLAVPISQKRLSDQPRPIPSLTQTAKAGQPEKAVVSTLKSQVAESGSSDSSDSEEESPAAQTQPPQAAVKTNAVPQPTNAKKAPASAPATAPPAVDSSDDSSEESDSEDEIVPPSQTLSQQNMKGTSVSSMVAAKANASLPSGKKTKTPAAPSVSRVSESLSSDASEHNMLAGKVPAASSQKQTVPVGKASSASTAIPGNSTAKARKPVLQPGQDTHPSQAVLPPHAEDTSDSSSSSDSDEEEAPKQPSKPGPLQKPGGTQATHSSSSESSEEEEHAASQSLLTGYPVLSKTPVTTQAPKTVPPLPGGELGPRKAAGSAANSVAKGSLKAAPANSSSSDSSDSDTDDNQVAANHKAENNPPSGQEATEASSKEKVAGKTEPGHASLKASSLKKTQAMKENNVGATRMQVNPESSHALLSVPQSEQPSSGSETEVTTAAKVPAVQTVEGLEVKKKKKKEKKEKKEKEKKKPSSAADKAVKTSKGKDKENKKQKTSQKRKLTGEDGAVEQPKKKKLKGQASEEVPKKKKKKADGDLEKVAGSKEKKKAAKKKKTGKEKRKSKKAPLEGAPVADDSAEVHKKKKKKKGAEPEGL; from the exons ATGGCCGCCgacggcggcggcgggcgggagcTGCTCGccctcatccaccagcacctgCTCCGCGGCGGCTTCGCGCGGGCCGCCcgggagctgcaggcacagagcgGGCAG aaaTTGCTCCCTTCCCTCTCGACCTCTCTCGAGGACATCTTTACTCACTGGGAAAA AACTCCACCAAATTCcaagagaagaaatgagaatGATGAGGAGGCAGCTATCCCAGAAAAGATCAGAGTTCCTGATcctgtgagcagctctgagagctcagagaaagaagaggatgagaaggagaaggagaaagctGCAAATG CAGCCAGCCTTCCTCTGGCCACAAACTCAGTAGTGAATATAGGAAGCAGTGAGGAAGATGAGTCCTCATCAGAAGAGGaagctccagctgggaaaggtgCAGTGACG gtgacagcagctgtggtggGTGGCAAAGCTGCCAACTCCCTGCATTCAGCTCCCAaggctgctgccccagcaggcagagcagcagggccctctgctgctgacagaacTGTTCTCCCTAACAAGCAGCAGCCCAATGCCCcggctgcagctccagccccagccaagGCCCAGAAACTGCCTGGTGCTGGGAAGCCTGGACatgccacagcagctgtggccaaAGTAGGGCAAAGCAAAGCACCAACACTGACCAAAGCACCGGAaagttccagcagcagcagctcctcatccgagagtgaggaggaagaggagaagcagaCTGCACAGACCCCAGCTCCCAGGACGG agccagcagctggggccgagagcagcagtgaggaatCAAGTGAGGACACATCctctgaggaggagctggcaaTTCCAGCCATCCAG GCCAAGCCAGCTGTTAAAGCAGTGCAGAGTAATGCAGCACCTGTGAAAAATGCACCTCCTACTCCACTGTCCCtcaagaaaaatgcagtgaagCAAACAGCAGTGGCAGCAATCCAGGCCAAACCTGCATCAACAGCggctcctggggctgcacagcccGATGACAcatcagagagcagcagctcctcggACAGTGAAGATGAAGAACGTCCATTGGTAACCCAA ACAAAGACATCTCCAAAATCCTCCCAGGCTGTCCCATCCCCAGTGAAACCTTCACCAGCAGCATCAGTCTCTGTCAAGGCAACTCCAACAAAAACATCTCCACGGTCCCAAGGGAAGACAGCACCAAAGCCAACAGTGCCAAAGCAGGCTAAAACCTTACTAGGAAGGACTGCTACTCCCACAAAGTCTGCTGAAAGTATAAAGCCAGTGGAGAGCTCTGCCTCATCAGCCAGTGAAGAGGAGGATCTCGCTGTGCCCATCAGCCAGAAG AGGTTATCAGACCAGCCCAGGCCTATTCCCAGCCTGACCCAGACTGCTAAAGCTGGGCAGCCTGAAAAAGCAGTGGTAAGCACCTTGAAAAGCCAGGTTGCAGAAAGTGGGAGCAGTGACTCGTCTGACAGTGAAGAGGagtctcctgcagcacagacacagcctcCACAAGCTG cagtgaaaaCCAACGCTGTGCCCCAGCCAACAAACGCGAAAAAGGCACCGGCTTCGGCACcagccacagcccctccagctgTGGACAGCAGTGACGATTCCAGTGAGGAGTCAGATTCAGAGGATGAAATAGTCCCCCCTTCCCAG ACTCTGTCCCAGCAGAACATGAAAGGAACTTCAGTTTCGAGCATGGTGGCTGCAAAGGCAAATGCCAGCCTGCCTTCAGGGAAGAAGACAAAAACTCCTGCTGCCCCTTCAGTGAGCAGAGTGTCTGAGAGCTTGAGCAGTGATGCCTCAGAGCACAACATGCTGGCAGGAAAG GTCCCTGCTGCTTCTAGCCAAAAGCAAACGGTTCCTGTAGGAAAAGCTtcttctgccagcactgccatccCGGGAAATTCCACTGCCAAGGCGAGGAAGCCAgtcctgcagccaggacaggacaCCCACCCAAGCCAGGCTGTGCTACCCCCCCATGCAGAGGACACCTCAGACAGCAGCAGTTCCTCCGACAGTGACGAGGAGGAGGCACCCAAGCAGCCGTCCAAACCTG GCCCCCTACAGAAACCAGGAGGGACCCAGGcaacccacagctcctcctcagagtccagtgaggaggaggagcatGCAGCATCGCAG TCCCTCCTCACAGGCTACCCAGTCCTCTCCAAGACCCCAGTAACAACCCAGGCACCAAAGACGGTTCCCCCCCTGCCTGGAGGTGAGCTGGGGCCACGGAAGGCAGCTGGGAGTGCTGCGAACTCCGTCGCCAAGGGCTCCCTGAAAGCAGCCCCGGCCAACAGCTCAAGCAGCGACAGCAGTGACTCTGACACAGATGACAACCAGGTGGCTGCAAACCACAAAGCAG aaaacaaccCCCCTTCAGGGCAGGAAGCTACAGAAGCCTCCAGCAAAGAGAAGGtggcaggaaaaacagagcCAGGTCATGCCAGCCTCAAAGCTTCCTCACTGAAGAAAACCCAGGCAATGAAAGAGAACAATGTTGGGGCAACAAGGATGCAAGTGAACCCAGAATCATCACATGCCCTGCTCTCCGTCCCACAGTCAGAGCAGCCAAGCTCAGGGAGTGAAACTGAGGTCACCACTGCTGCCAAAGTCCCTGCAGTGCAGACAGTGGAGGGGTTGGAagtgaagaagaagaagaaaaaggagaaaaaggagaaaaaagaaaaggagaaaaagaagccaTCCTCCGCAGCAGACAAGGCTGTGAAAACATCCAAGGGCAAAGACAAAGagaacaagaagcagaaaacatctCAGAAGCGGAAGCTGACAGGAGAGGATGGGGCTGTGGAGCAgcccaagaagaaaaaactgaaaggGCAAGCTAGTGAAGAAGtacccaaaaagaaaaagaagaaagcagatggTGACCTGGAGAAGGTGGCAggcagcaaggaaaagaaaaaagcagctaaaa aaaagaagactggaaaagagaagaggaagagcaaaAAGGCACCTTTGGAAGGAGCACCTGTAGCAGATGACTCTGCTGAGGTTCACAAGAAGAAGAAG aagaagaaaggagctgAGCCTGAAGGATTGTAA